The following are encoded in a window of Verrucomicrobiia bacterium genomic DNA:
- the rfaE1 gene encoding D-glycero-beta-D-manno-heptose-7-phosphate kinase, whose protein sequence is MSKAVLKTRGISLNAKEKKRLLDLLKTFAKSRVLVVGDFILDQFVWGSVNRISPEAPVPVVNVIRESYMPGGALNVANNVRTLGGTVYPCGVVGRDLEGRMLLKTMRREGIETGGVVYDSSRRTSLKTRVIAHSQQVVRFDREKADDISEKDLTQILAFIKKKIPATDVVIIEDYGKGVIQPKLLKQVVAFARKHKKPVLVDPKEKNFPYYKGVTCITPNRKEAYGALENGRAHHDLPLKEAARRLRAKLNSEAVLITLGEDGMALYERNGSFAHIPTTAQEVFDVSGAGDTVISVFALAMAAGAPMKEAAIISNIAAGLVVAKLGTATVTPEEIQKSIEQM, encoded by the coding sequence ATGAGTAAGGCAGTGCTTAAAACCCGCGGCATTTCTTTGAATGCCAAGGAAAAAAAACGCCTTTTGGATTTACTCAAAACCTTCGCCAAAAGCCGTGTCCTCGTCGTTGGTGATTTCATCCTGGACCAGTTCGTGTGGGGGAGCGTCAATCGCATCTCTCCGGAAGCCCCGGTTCCGGTCGTCAACGTCATCCGGGAATCCTACATGCCCGGCGGCGCGCTGAACGTCGCCAACAACGTGCGCACGCTGGGCGGGACCGTGTACCCGTGCGGCGTGGTAGGCCGCGACCTGGAGGGCCGCATGCTTCTCAAGACCATGCGCCGCGAGGGAATCGAAACCGGCGGCGTGGTTTACGATTCCAGCCGCCGCACGTCGCTGAAGACGCGCGTGATCGCCCATTCCCAGCAGGTCGTCCGCTTCGACCGCGAAAAGGCCGACGACATTTCCGAGAAAGACCTTACCCAGATCCTTGCCTTCATCAAAAAGAAAATCCCGGCCACCGACGTCGTCATCATCGAGGACTACGGCAAGGGCGTGATCCAGCCCAAGCTGCTCAAGCAGGTGGTCGCGTTCGCGCGAAAACATAAGAAGCCCGTCCTCGTCGATCCCAAGGAAAAGAATTTTCCCTATTACAAAGGCGTGACCTGCATCACGCCGAACCGGAAGGAAGCGTACGGCGCGCTCGAGAACGGCCGCGCCCATCATGACCTGCCGCTCAAGGAAGCAGCCCGCAGGCTGCGCGCGAAGCTGAATTCGGAAGCGGTCCTCATCACGCTCGGCGAAGACGGCATGGCGCTCTACGAAAGAAACGGTTCTTTCGCGCATATCCCGACGACGGCGCAGGAAGTGTTCGACGTTTCCGGCGCGGGCGACACCGTGATTTCGGTTTTCGCGCTGGCCATGGCGGCCGGGGCTCCAATGAAAGAGGCGGCGATCATTTCGAACATTGCCGCGGGCCTTGTCGTGGCGAAACTCGGCACCGCGACCGTGACGCCCGAAGAAATCCAGAAATCCATCGAGCAGATGTGA
- the kdsB gene encoding 3-deoxy-manno-octulosonate cytidylyltransferase → MADKTVGIIPARLGSTRLAQKVLRPLNGRPMIQHVWERAKQARALKDLWIACDDERVEACVKGFGGKAMMTRKDHPNGTSRLAEAVQKIEAEVVVNIQGDEPLIDPRNIDLVAEAFGKHPESQVVTLGVRKTDREEYENPNVVKVVCNALGNALYFSRSPVPFFRDQDAPLSYLKHLGIYGYRRGFLLEFVTWKPAALEETEKLEQLRILDRGVALRVVESPYDSFSVDTEEDVAVVESRLRTVIKP, encoded by the coding sequence ATGGCGGACAAAACGGTTGGCATTATCCCGGCGCGGCTCGGTTCCACGCGCCTGGCGCAGAAAGTCCTGCGGCCTTTGAACGGGCGCCCGATGATCCAGCACGTGTGGGAGCGGGCCAAACAGGCTCGCGCTTTGAAAGACTTGTGGATCGCGTGCGACGACGAACGCGTCGAAGCGTGCGTCAAAGGTTTCGGCGGGAAGGCGATGATGACCCGCAAAGATCATCCGAACGGGACGTCGAGGCTCGCGGAAGCGGTGCAGAAGATCGAAGCGGAAGTCGTCGTGAACATCCAGGGCGACGAGCCGCTGATCGACCCGCGCAATATCGACCTTGTCGCGGAGGCTTTCGGAAAACATCCGGAAAGCCAGGTCGTAACGCTCGGCGTGCGTAAGACCGACCGCGAGGAATACGAAAACCCGAACGTCGTGAAGGTAGTTTGCAACGCGCTCGGCAACGCGCTTTATTTTTCCAGGTCGCCGGTGCCTTTTTTCCGCGATCAGGATGCGCCGCTGTCGTACTTGAAGCACCTCGGCATTTACGGGTACCGCCGCGGATTCCTGCTGGAATTCGTGACATGGAAGCCCGCGGCGCTGGAAGAGACGGAGAAGCTCGAACAGCTCCGCATCCTGGACCGCGGCGTGGCGCTGCGTGTGGTGGAGTCGCCGTATGATTCGTTCAGTGTGGATACCGAAGAAGATGTCGCCGTCGTGGAATCGCGGCTGCGAACCGTCATAAAACCTTAA
- a CDS encoding CTP synthase: MPKHIFVTGGVVSSLGKGIAASSLGKILEAKGLKVALQKLDPYLNVDPGTMSPYQHGEVYVTDDGAETDLDLGHYERFTSTSLGRANNVTTGQIYSEVINKERKGEYLGATVQVVPHITDAIKERIREVSRGKRFDVVITEIGGTVGDIESLPFLEAARQFRHEVGRENAIFVHLTLIPYIRAAGELKTKPTQHSVGKLREIGIQPDILICRTEKKLSRDLKAKIALFCNVDVDGVIEARDVASIYQVPIVLKEEKLDVAVCKYLHIEYKVGSLHTWYKEVVERVLNPKRVVKIAVVGKYIDLQDAYKSIYEALYHGGIANDARIVLKKINSEKLNGSNCQTLLKDVSGVLVPGGFGSRGIEGKLRAIRHAREANVPFFGICLGMQCASIEFARNVLGWKAANSTEFNKKTPYPVISLLEEQEKVQNLGGTMRLGALPCHIKKETKTYQAYRSDEIMERHRHRYEFNSAYRDDFQKNGMKISGVSPGGRLVEMIELENHPWFIASQFHPEFKSKPDRAHPLFREFVKAAIEYQQKNVPQNHAGENGRDLAAKRDKEEEVSFTN; the protein is encoded by the coding sequence ATGCCCAAACATATCTTCGTGACCGGTGGAGTGGTTTCAAGCCTGGGAAAAGGAATCGCCGCTTCTTCGCTCGGAAAGATCCTGGAAGCCAAGGGCCTCAAAGTGGCGCTCCAGAAACTCGACCCTTATCTCAACGTCGACCCCGGCACCATGAGCCCGTACCAGCACGGCGAAGTCTACGTCACCGACGACGGCGCCGAAACCGACCTCGACCTCGGCCATTATGAGCGTTTCACCAGCACGTCGCTGGGCCGCGCCAACAACGTGACGACGGGCCAGATCTACAGCGAAGTCATCAACAAGGAAAGAAAAGGCGAGTACCTCGGCGCCACGGTTCAGGTCGTGCCGCACATCACGGACGCGATCAAAGAGCGCATCCGCGAGGTGTCGCGAGGCAAGCGTTTCGACGTGGTCATCACCGAGATCGGCGGCACGGTCGGCGACATCGAGTCCCTGCCGTTTCTCGAAGCCGCGCGCCAGTTCCGCCACGAGGTCGGCCGCGAGAACGCGATTTTCGTGCATCTCACTCTCATCCCTTACATCCGCGCCGCGGGCGAGCTCAAGACCAAACCCACGCAGCACTCCGTCGGCAAGCTCCGCGAAATCGGTATCCAGCCCGACATCCTCATCTGCCGCACGGAAAAGAAGCTCTCGCGCGACCTCAAGGCGAAGATCGCGCTTTTCTGCAACGTGGACGTCGACGGCGTCATCGAAGCGCGCGACGTGGCCTCGATCTACCAGGTTCCGATCGTGCTCAAAGAGGAAAAGCTCGACGTCGCGGTCTGCAAGTACCTGCACATCGAATACAAAGTCGGCAGCCTGCACACGTGGTACAAGGAAGTTGTCGAGCGCGTGCTCAACCCCAAGCGCGTGGTCAAGATTGCGGTCGTCGGAAAATACATCGACCTGCAGGATGCGTACAAATCCATCTACGAAGCGCTGTATCACGGCGGTATCGCCAATGACGCGCGGATCGTTCTCAAAAAAATCAATTCGGAAAAGCTGAACGGCTCCAACTGCCAGACCCTTCTCAAGGACGTTTCCGGCGTGCTGGTCCCCGGCGGCTTCGGCTCGCGCGGGATCGAAGGCAAACTGCGCGCGATCCGGCACGCGCGCGAGGCGAACGTCCCGTTTTTCGGGATCTGTCTCGGCATGCAGTGCGCGTCCATCGAATTCGCCCGCAACGTGCTGGGCTGGAAGGCCGCGAACTCGACCGAGTTCAACAAGAAGACGCCTTATCCGGTGATCAGCCTTCTCGAAGAGCAGGAAAAGGTGCAGAACCTCGGCGGCACCATGCGCCTGGGCGCGCTGCCGTGCCACATCAAAAAAGAAACCAAGACTTACCAGGCCTACCGCTCGGACGAGATCATGGAACGCCACCGCCACCGCTACGAATTCAACAGCGCCTACCGCGACGATTTCCAGAAGAACGGCATGAAGATTTCGGGCGTGTCGCCGGGCGGGCGCCTCGTGGAAATGATCGAGCTGGAAAATCATCCGTGGTTTATCGCCAGCCAGTTCCATCCGGAATTCAAGTCCAAGCCGGACCGCGCGCATCCTCTTTTCCGCGAGTTCGTCAAAGCCGCCATCGAATACCAGCAGAAAAATGTTCCCCAAAATCACGCGGGCGAAAACGGCCGCGACCTTGCCGCCAAGCGCGACAAGGAAGAAGAAGTTTCCTTTACGAACTGA
- the kdsA gene encoding 3-deoxy-8-phosphooctulonate synthase: MTHTVSAGSVVFGDPSHFVLIGGPCVIESESSALRHAEKISRIAEDLKVPYVFKASYDKANRSSSKSFRGMGMSAGLEILAKVKDEFGVPVLSDVHSEDEVKPASDVIDIIQIPAFLCRQTDLLEAAGKTAKVVNVKKGQFLSPWEAENIVRKLESVGCKKIMLTERGFTFGYNNLVSDFRSIQIMKGFGYPVVFDATHSVQLPGGKGTASGGMAEFIPMLARCAIVAGADSVFMEIHENPAEALSDGPNALHLDKLRSVLEVLISLKEVMTQKKGALL, translated from the coding sequence ATGACCCATACAGTAAGCGCAGGTTCGGTAGTCTTTGGTGATCCTTCGCATTTCGTGCTGATCGGCGGCCCTTGCGTGATCGAGAGCGAGTCAAGCGCGCTGCGCCACGCGGAAAAAATTTCGCGCATCGCCGAAGACCTCAAGGTCCCCTACGTGTTCAAGGCCAGCTACGACAAGGCCAACCGCTCGTCGTCGAAATCCTTCCGCGGCATGGGCATGAGCGCGGGACTCGAAATCCTCGCCAAGGTGAAAGACGAATTCGGAGTGCCGGTGCTCTCTGACGTCCACTCCGAAGACGAAGTGAAGCCCGCAAGCGACGTGATCGACATCATTCAGATCCCGGCGTTTCTCTGCCGCCAGACCGACCTGCTCGAAGCCGCGGGAAAAACCGCGAAGGTCGTGAACGTGAAAAAGGGACAGTTCCTTTCGCCGTGGGAAGCCGAAAACATCGTGCGCAAGCTGGAAAGCGTGGGCTGCAAAAAGATCATGCTCACCGAAAGAGGCTTCACGTTCGGCTACAACAATCTCGTGAGCGATTTCCGCTCGATCCAGATCATGAAAGGCTTCGGCTATCCCGTCGTGTTCGACGCCACGCATTCGGTTCAGCTTCCCGGCGGCAAAGGCACGGCTTCCGGGGGCATGGCGGAATTCATCCCCATGCTCGCGCGCTGCGCGATCGTTGCCGGCGCGGATTCGGTATTCATGGAGATCCATGAAAATCCGGCCGAGGCGCTTTCCGACGGCCCGAACGCTTTGCATCTCGACAAGCTGCGCTCGGTGCTCGAAGTGCTGATCAGTTTGAAAGAAGTCATGACGCAGAAAAAAGGGGCGCTTTTGTGA
- a CDS encoding KpsF/GutQ family sugar-phosphate isomerase, with protein sequence MSSAVLKTARSVLLTEAKAIVRLGRKVGKSFEKAVTLMAGCKGRVIITGMGKPGFIGRKIAATMASTGTPSMFLHPAEALHGDLGMVTKDDLIIAISNSGETEEIVRLLPTLKKIGVPLVAMTSNPRSPMAQNAEVVLELGITREACPLNLAPSTSTTAALAMGDALALCLSNKKRFREEDFALLHPGGSLGRKLLKVQDIMRRGKDQVLVGEDISLKKALFLITKARAGSCTLVGKNKKLAGIFTDGDLRRHLREGGEGILTRPLKELATRNPMRIRQDKLAAEALNLLRSKRIDELPVVDRHDRVVGLLDVQDLLKAGFV encoded by the coding sequence GTGAGTTCTGCCGTGCTCAAGACGGCGCGTTCGGTGCTTCTCACCGAGGCCAAGGCCATCGTGCGGCTGGGCCGCAAGGTCGGGAAGAGTTTCGAAAAAGCCGTGACGCTGATGGCGGGATGCAAGGGCCGAGTCATCATCACGGGCATGGGAAAACCCGGGTTCATCGGCAGAAAGATCGCGGCGACCATGGCGTCGACCGGCACGCCGAGCATGTTCCTGCATCCGGCCGAGGCATTGCACGGCGATCTCGGCATGGTGACCAAAGACGATTTGATCATCGCGATTTCGAACAGCGGTGAGACCGAAGAAATTGTGCGGCTTTTGCCCACGTTGAAAAAGATCGGCGTGCCTTTGGTGGCCATGACCAGCAACCCGCGGTCGCCGATGGCGCAGAATGCCGAAGTGGTTCTGGAGCTGGGCATCACGCGCGAGGCGTGCCCGCTGAATCTGGCGCCGTCCACGTCGACGACGGCCGCGCTCGCCATGGGCGACGCGCTTGCTCTTTGCCTGTCGAATAAAAAGCGCTTTCGCGAGGAAGATTTCGCGCTGCTTCATCCGGGCGGCAGCCTGGGCCGGAAACTGCTGAAGGTGCAGGACATCATGCGCCGCGGCAAGGACCAGGTGCTGGTGGGCGAGGATATCAGCCTGAAGAAGGCGCTGTTCCTCATCACGAAGGCGCGCGCGGGAAGCTGCACGCTGGTCGGGAAAAATAAAAAGCTGGCCGGCATTTTTACGGACGGTGATCTGCGCCGGCACCTGCGCGAGGGCGGCGAAGGCATTCTGACGCGGCCTCTGAAAGAGCTCGCCACGCGGAATCCGATGCGGATCCGCCAGGACAAGCTCGCGGCCGAGGCGCTGAACCTTTTGCGCTCGAAACGCATCGACGAATTGCCGGTCGTGGACCGGCATGACCGCGTGGTCGGCCTGCTCGACGTGCAGGATTTGTTGAAGGCAGGTTTTGTTTAA
- a CDS encoding lysophospholipid acyltransferase family protein — protein MAKKKFYRYPLYLVARGLAALLALIPRPVLLPLARMAGRAAYAAVARQREKTLENLRFAFGKEKSEAEIRGMARKVFENLSETCADVLQLNRLTPEGFAAIVDTREAEVLYRRILEGGRGLISLTAHIGNWELLAAAMAARGFQGAVLGRRIYFEPYNRWISGLRASAGVETIYRDDPPKKVLKLLRENKIIGILADQDIDSLKSIFVEFLGRPAYTIIAPAKLSQATGAPILPNFLVREGGKYRLIVGEPIRPETWGQDEAVEMITRAWMRECEKVIRAYPEQWAWMHNRWKTRPATEAGGETGDSGARPEMFRQKDSVL, from the coding sequence GTGGCGAAGAAAAAATTTTACCGGTATCCGCTCTACCTCGTGGCGCGGGGACTGGCGGCGCTTCTGGCGCTGATCCCGCGGCCGGTGCTTTTGCCCCTGGCGAGGATGGCAGGGCGCGCCGCTTACGCGGCCGTGGCGCGGCAGCGCGAAAAGACGCTGGAAAACCTGCGTTTCGCGTTCGGGAAAGAAAAGAGCGAGGCGGAAATCCGGGGCATGGCCCGGAAGGTTTTCGAAAATCTTTCCGAGACTTGTGCCGATGTTCTACAATTAAACCGGCTCACGCCGGAAGGCTTCGCGGCCATCGTCGATACTCGCGAGGCCGAAGTCTTGTACCGCAGGATTCTGGAAGGCGGGCGCGGGCTGATTTCGTTGACCGCGCACATCGGCAACTGGGAGCTTCTGGCCGCGGCCATGGCCGCGCGGGGGTTCCAGGGCGCGGTGCTGGGGCGCAGGATTTATTTCGAGCCGTACAACCGGTGGATTTCGGGCCTCCGGGCTTCGGCGGGAGTCGAGACGATTTACCGCGACGATCCGCCGAAAAAAGTGTTGAAGCTGCTCCGCGAAAACAAGATCATCGGGATCCTCGCGGACCAGGACATCGACAGCCTGAAAAGTATTTTCGTAGAGTTTTTGGGACGGCCGGCGTATACGATCATCGCGCCGGCGAAATTATCTCAGGCGACAGGCGCGCCGATCCTGCCCAATTTTCTTGTGCGGGAAGGCGGCAAGTACCGCCTGATCGTGGGCGAACCGATCCGGCCGGAAACCTGGGGCCAGGACGAAGCCGTTGAAATGATCACACGCGCCTGGATGCGCGAATGTGAAAAAGTGATCCGCGCCTATCCCGAACAATGGGCCTGGATGCACAATCGCTGGAAAACCAGGCCGGCCACGGAGGCCGGCGGGGAAACCGGTGACAGCGGAGCAAGGCCGGAAATGTTCCGGCAGAAAGATTCTGTTTTATGA
- the lptC gene encoding LPS export ABC transporter periplasmic protein LptC, producing MMKRIIIGCIAFILLYIGVIQFQVLISRRTVKSVADAPDGQQTTHKVYSFSFAKYTTDGKKELEIEGSSADILAETVNLSNVVAKAYAEEVPVTITSDAGNYDKAKNKVHLQKNVVATTSDGTRLLSEELDIHPTNRIVETPVQVQVKKDNINVEGLGARGDSNLKKVKFKKNVTVVIQSAEGAVDGAPAAKPGSGPTVITCDGPLDIDYAKNIAHFKQNVVAQDERGKLTADTMDVYYNKLSRRVSKIVALGNVVIENPDGNKTYSDSVIYLADEGRIILGGDTEALYYEGGTTDASAEGNVI from the coding sequence ATGATGAAACGCATCATCATCGGATGTATCGCCTTCATCCTTCTGTACATCGGCGTCATCCAGTTCCAGGTGCTGATTTCCCGCCGGACCGTCAAGTCCGTGGCGGATGCCCCCGACGGACAGCAGACCACGCACAAGGTCTATTCCTTTTCTTTCGCGAAGTACACGACCGACGGCAAGAAGGAGCTCGAGATCGAAGGCTCCTCCGCGGACATCCTGGCCGAGACCGTGAATCTCAGTAACGTCGTCGCGAAAGCGTATGCCGAAGAAGTGCCGGTCACGATTACCTCCGACGCAGGCAACTACGACAAGGCGAAAAACAAAGTGCACCTCCAGAAAAACGTGGTGGCCACCACTTCCGACGGCACGCGCCTTCTTTCCGAAGAATTGGACATCCATCCGACCAACCGCATTGTGGAAACGCCCGTGCAGGTCCAAGTCAAAAAAGACAACATCAACGTCGAAGGCCTGGGCGCGCGCGGCGACTCGAATCTCAAGAAAGTGAAGTTCAAGAAAAACGTGACCGTCGTGATCCAGTCCGCGGAAGGCGCGGTCGACGGGGCGCCCGCGGCCAAGCCCGGCAGCGGCCCCACGGTGATTACCTGCGACGGCCCGCTGGACATCGACTACGCCAAGAACATCGCGCACTTCAAGCAAAACGTCGTGGCGCAGGACGAGCGGGGGAAACTCACGGCCGACACGATGGACGTTTACTATAATAAGCTGAGCCGCCGGGTTTCCAAGATCGTTGCGCTCGGCAACGTCGTCATCGAGAACCCGGACGGCAACAAGACCTACAGCGACAGCGTCATCTATCTTGCCGACGAGGGCAGGATCATTCTCGGCGGGGACACCGAAGCCCTGTATTACGAAGGCGGAACGACGGACGCATCCGCAGAAGGGAACGTCATCTAA
- the lptB gene encoding LPS export ABC transporter ATP-binding protein — MHLLETRQLKKTYKGRTVVDGVSINVGRGEIVGLLGPNGAGKTTTFYMIVGVIQAEAGHIFFRGEEMTQLPMYQRARLGIGYLSQEPSIFRKLTVEENIMAILETLDIPQVERDRRLKKLLGELDIAYLAKNKAYTLSGGERRRLEITRALVTNPSLILLDEPFSGVDPIAVFEVQKILQKLKSQGLSILLTDHSVRETLAITDRSYLLCDGKIEVSGTSTFLASDPKARELYLGEKFTLA; from the coding sequence ATGCACTTACTCGAAACGCGGCAGCTCAAGAAAACCTACAAAGGCAGGACCGTCGTGGACGGCGTCAGCATCAACGTCGGCCGCGGCGAGATCGTCGGCCTTCTCGGGCCCAACGGCGCGGGCAAGACCACGACGTTCTACATGATCGTCGGCGTGATCCAGGCCGAAGCCGGACACATCTTTTTCCGCGGCGAAGAAATGACGCAGCTTCCGATGTACCAGCGCGCGCGCCTCGGCATCGGCTACCTGTCGCAGGAACCTTCCATTTTCCGCAAGCTCACGGTCGAAGAAAATATCATGGCTATCCTGGAAACGCTGGACATCCCGCAAGTGGAGCGCGACCGGCGCCTGAAGAAGCTGCTCGGCGAGCTCGACATCGCGTATCTGGCCAAGAACAAGGCCTACACGCTTTCCGGCGGCGAGCGCCGGCGCCTGGAGATCACGCGCGCGCTCGTCACGAATCCGTCGCTCATCCTGCTCGACGAACCGTTCAGCGGCGTGGATCCGATCGCGGTCTTCGAAGTGCAGAAAATTTTACAGAAGCTCAAAAGCCAGGGGCTCAGCATTCTGCTGACGGACCACAGCGTCCGCGAGACCCTGGCCATCACGGACCGGTCTTATCTTCTTTGCGACGGCAAGATCGAAGTGTCCGGAACATCGACTTTCCTGGCGTCAGACCCCAAGGCCAGAGAGCTGTATTTGGGTGAAAAATTCACGCTGGCATAA
- the raiA gene encoding ribosome-associated translation inhibitor RaiA, whose translation MDVRFLGKNLKVTKPIKEHLYDRMSKLDKYAPKIVETHVVLKKEKYLYHATITLVGKNLRAFGEGTQKENIYAAIDQAAERVQKQLKKFRDKIKDHHKEHGPNAVSPKVKTASRFLAEEAAVGQFKPAVIKTPLKGLKTMNVEEASLKLEIDDIPFLLFLNAETKGPSVIYKRDDGNHGLMDPEF comes from the coding sequence ATGGACGTTCGTTTTCTTGGAAAAAATTTGAAAGTCACCAAGCCGATCAAGGAACATCTTTACGACCGGATGAGCAAGCTGGACAAATATGCCCCAAAGATCGTGGAGACCCACGTCGTCCTGAAAAAGGAAAAGTACCTTTACCACGCCACGATCACCCTTGTGGGCAAGAACCTCCGCGCTTTCGGCGAAGGCACGCAGAAGGAAAATATCTACGCGGCCATCGACCAGGCCGCGGAACGCGTCCAGAAACAGCTGAAGAAATTCCGCGACAAGATCAAGGACCACCACAAGGAGCACGGCCCGAACGCCGTCTCCCCGAAAGTGAAGACCGCTTCCCGTTTCCTGGCCGAAGAGGCCGCCGTGGGCCAGTTCAAGCCCGCGGTCATCAAGACGCCCCTCAAGGGGCTCAAGACCATGAACGTCGAAGAGGCCAGCCTCAAGCTGGAAATCGACGACATCCCTTTTCTTTTGTTTTTGAATGCGGAAACCAAAGGCCCGAGCGTCATCTACAAGCGCGATGACGGTAATCACGGCCTTATGGATCCGGAGTTTTGA
- a CDS encoding PTS sugar transporter subunit IIA: MKIMDFLNIKAIKLNMQSTEKEDALKELVDVLTETQPITDKKSVVKSLIERENLGSTGIGQGIAIPHGKTDLVKELVAVLGVSHKGVNFEALDGEPVYIFFLLVAPKDTAGPHLKALAQISRLLRDSYFCELMKRCKTPDEIFELIQREEDKKH, translated from the coding sequence ATGAAGATAATGGATTTTCTCAACATCAAGGCCATTAAGCTGAACATGCAGTCCACCGAGAAGGAAGACGCGCTGAAAGAGCTCGTCGACGTCCTGACCGAAACCCAGCCGATCACCGACAAGAAAAGCGTCGTCAAGTCGCTGATCGAAAGGGAAAATCTCGGCTCCACCGGAATCGGGCAGGGCATCGCCATTCCTCACGGCAAGACCGACCTCGTCAAGGAACTCGTCGCGGTCCTTGGCGTCAGCCACAAGGGCGTGAACTTCGAAGCGCTCGACGGCGAGCCCGTTTACATTTTCTTCCTGCTCGTGGCGCCGAAAGACACGGCCGGCCCCCACCTGAAAGCGCTCGCGCAGATTTCGCGTCTCCTGAGAGACTCCTATTTCTGCGAGCTGATGAAACGCTGCAAGACTCCCGACGAGATTTTCGAGCTGATCCAGCGCGAAGAAGACAAGAAACACTGA
- the yvcK gene encoding uridine diphosphate-N-acetylglucosamine-binding protein YvcK, whose translation MQFFKWLYPGIGIKRWITLCLLGLGLIVFVALAAVRSIAESSVFLASFATALLIFGIFLVYTAIKNMVRIFVRALMPANRDEALVDIVYQRRQNESLSRGPRVVVVGGGTGLSMLLSGIKHFTSNIAAIVTVTDTGGSSGRLRDEMGMLPPGDIRNCLVALADSDQLIRDLFQYRFETGEGLKGHSFGNLFLTALCQVTGDFEKAVAESSKVLAIRGRVIPSTLEKVTLVGEFMDGTTLEGETTITEAAKPLRNIRLKPEDCKAAADAIDAIENADLIILGPGSLYTSVLPNLLIKDIHEALLKSDAYKINIFNVMTQPGETDNMSAWDHLKVLIDHTDPRIVDACFVNVEPIPTEMVSKYKEKGAQPVKLDLNVMREKGYQVIEGRIIKTDGQVRHDPEKLAQLIFEHYLKIAKTAKV comes from the coding sequence ATGCAGTTTTTTAAATGGCTTTACCCCGGCATCGGCATCAAGCGGTGGATTACGCTTTGCCTGCTTGGCCTTGGCCTGATCGTGTTCGTGGCGCTGGCCGCGGTCCGTTCGATCGCGGAGAGCAGTGTTTTTCTCGCGTCTTTTGCCACGGCCCTTCTGATTTTCGGCATCTTTCTCGTCTACACGGCGATCAAGAACATGGTCCGGATTTTCGTGCGCGCGCTCATGCCCGCCAACCGCGACGAGGCCCTCGTGGACATCGTTTACCAGCGGAGGCAGAACGAGTCGCTTTCCCGCGGCCCGCGCGTGGTGGTGGTGGGAGGCGGCACGGGGCTCAGCATGCTGCTTTCCGGCATCAAGCATTTCACGAGCAACATCGCGGCGATCGTGACCGTGACCGACACCGGCGGAAGCTCGGGCCGGCTTCGCGACGAAATGGGCATGCTGCCCCCGGGCGACATCCGGAACTGCCTTGTGGCGCTGGCTGACTCGGATCAGCTGATCCGCGACCTCTTTCAATACCGTTTCGAGACCGGAGAAGGCCTGAAAGGCCACAGCTTCGGCAATCTGTTCCTGACCGCTCTTTGCCAGGTCACGGGCGATTTCGAGAAGGCCGTGGCCGAATCCAGCAAAGTGCTCGCGATCCGCGGGCGCGTGATCCCGTCCACGCTGGAAAAGGTGACGCTGGTCGGCGAATTCATGGATGGCACCACGCTGGAAGGCGAGACCACGATCACCGAAGCCGCCAAGCCCCTGCGCAACATCCGGCTGAAGCCCGAAGACTGCAAGGCCGCGGCGGACGCGATCGACGCGATCGAAAACGCGGACCTGATCATCCTCGGCCCGGGCAGCCTGTACACGAGCGTGCTTCCGAACCTTTTGATCAAGGACATCCACGAGGCGCTGCTGAAGTCCGACGCGTACAAGATCAACATCTTCAACGTCATGACGCAGCCCGGCGAAACCGACAACATGAGCGCATGGGACCACCTGAAAGTCCTGATCGACCACACGGACCCGCGCATCGTGGACGCGTGCTTCGTGAACGTCGAGCCGATCCCGACGGAAATGGTCTCGAAGTATAAAGAGAAAGGCGCCCAGCCCGTGAAGCTCGACCTGAACGTGATGCGGGAAAAAGGCTACCAGGTGATCGAAGGCCGCATCATCAAGACCGACGGCCAGGTGCGCCACGACCCGGAAAAACTCGCGCAGCTTATTTTTGAACATTATCTGAAGATCGCCAAGACGGCCAAGGTTTGA
- a CDS encoding HPr family phosphocarrier protein, producing the protein MESPEQLPTKIEKKFTVNNKLGLHARPAALFVKTANAFRCEVSVKKGRQKVNGKSIMGIMTLAVQQGTPIFVITEGVDAQAAMDELGKLIESDFGE; encoded by the coding sequence ATGGAAAGCCCGGAACAACTGCCCACAAAAATCGAGAAGAAGTTCACCGTGAACAACAAGCTCGGCCTGCACGCTCGGCCCGCGGCGCTGTTCGTGAAAACCGCGAACGCCTTCCGCTGCGAGGTCTCGGTGAAAAAGGGGCGGCAGAAGGTGAACGGCAAATCCATCATGGGCATCATGACGCTCGCGGTCCAGCAGGGCACGCCCATCTTCGTGATCACCGAAGGCGTGGACGCCCAGGCGGCCATGGATGAGCTCGGCAAATTAATCGAAAGCGATTTCGGAGAATA